CGTGTGATTGTACTTTTTCATGCTTTAATGCGTGATCTGGTAATACTTTTGTGACGACAAGCTTCTCACTCATACGCTTTGTAAATAGCACAACAGCTAACACCAGCCCAACCTCCACAGCTAGTGTTAAACTTGTAAAAACAGTCAGTAGGAAGGTAATAATTAAAACTAGTGAATCTCCTGATTTCAACTTCACAATATGTGCAAAATGCTTTTGTTCACTCATATTCCAGGCAACAACCATTAAGACAGGCGCCATACTTGCTAAAGGAATATGAGAGGCATACGGTGCTAATAGCAATAAAGTAATTAAGACAAATACACCGTGAATAATACCTGACATCGGCGAAACCGCACCTGTTTTAATATTTGTCGCTGTACGGGCAATAGCACCAGTTGCCGGAATTCCTCCAAACAATGGTGTAACAATATTCGCAATACCTTGGCCAACAAGCTCTCGATTGCTATGGTGTTTACTATTTGTCATACCATCCGCGACAACCGCAGATAAAAGTGATTCAATACCACCAAGCATTGCAATAACAAAGGCTGGTCCTATAAGTAGCTGAATTCTTTCTAATGTGATATCCGGTATTGCAAAGGCAGGTAAAGTGCTTGGAATTTGACCATAGGCAGTTGCTATTGTAGCAACTTGTCCTGAAAAAAAGAACGTTGCAATAAGTGTGGAAACAACAATACCTACTAACGCTCCTGGTACTTTCGGTAAAACTTTCGGTGTCAATAAAATAAAAACGAGACAAATAATTGCTGTGACAATACTATAAAAATTCGTCGTGCCAATATGCATCACAATTTCTTTTAAATTGGCAATAAAATACTCGTGCCTTGTCATATTTGTCAGCCCTAAGAAATTGGCAATCTGCCCCGTAAAAATAATCACGGCAATTCCAGCAGTAAAACCTACTGTTACAGGACGTGGGATAAACTTAATTAAGGAGCCTAGCTTAAAAATACCCATTAAGCACAGCATAATCCCTGCCATCAAACCAGCAATTAATAAATTTTCGTAGCCATATGTTAGAACGATTCCTAGAAGAATTGGCACAAATGCACCTGTTGGACCACCAATTTGATATTTCGAACCACCAAAGATTGAAATAAGTATACCGGCAATACAAGCTGTATATATTCCATACTCTGGCTTGACACCCGAAGCAATCGCAAAAGACATTGCTAGCGGGATTGCTACGATTCCAACAATAATCCCCGAGAGTAAGTCCTTCTTAAAATGATGAACTGAATATCCTTCAAATCTCCCTATTATCAGTGACTTCATACATAAATCTTCCCTTCGAAATAATAAGCAAAGCAAATTTTTCAAAAAATATGATTATATATTTTCTTCGTCACTTCCATTGATGGTCATTTCTTCTAATCTTGTAATCGTATTAATTAAGTGATTGTTAAAAATCTCCTTGGCTACTCCAAGCAACTCACCAATCATCGGATCACTTAAGGAGTAGTAAACTTTTTTTCCCTCTTTTATCCCATAAACGATATTTTTTGCTCGTAAAACACTTAACTGCTGAGAAACAGCCGAGCCCTCTTTTTCTAAACAGCTTTGTATCTCATTGACACTTTTTTTACCATCTACTAATAATTCTAGTATTCTTATTCGTAATGGATGAGCTAAGGCTTTAAAAAAATCTGCCTTAAACTGCTGTAATCCCTCTTCCACTTTCATCCCTCCAAGGAATTTCACTTCAACATATTCAAATATTTGAATATGTATGATTGTACGCCTGTTTTTACTTTTAATCAATATCCAATCCAAAAAAAGAGTGAAAACTATACTTTTTGCATAGTTTTCACTCGTTTACATACTTTTTTTGTTAAATCAACCATCATTCGGCGGATGTTTGATGTTTTCGTAAAGGATAATCATAAATTAAACATGGCACAATGGCAAACAATACAATGATTACTAGTATTAAAACAAGTACGATCATCCCAAACTGATCAACCATAATACCACCAAACAGGGGTCCAATCATCCTACCAGTTGTTGCCGCACTGTTGATAATTCCTTGGTAGAAGCCCTGTCGTCCCTTGGGCGCAAGCTGATTTGCAATCGTTGGCAAAGCAGGTGTATAAAACATTTCGCCGAAAGTTAAGACAACCATAGCAGCCGCAAACATTGTAAAATCACTCGCAAAGGCAATAATTCCAAATGATAGTGCAATCAACGTAACGCCAAATACTAATTGACGTTTTAATGTATGCTCCCATCGCTTGACAAGTGGCGCAATAAGTGGTTGCCCAATAACAATGAGAAGACCGTTAATTGTCCACAGAAGGCTATATTGTTTCAAGCCTA
This genomic stretch from Lysinibacillus pakistanensis harbors:
- a CDS encoding ArsR/SmtB family transcription factor encodes the protein MEEGLQQFKADFFKALAHPLRIRILELLVDGKKSVNEIQSCLEKEGSAVSQQLSVLRAKNIVYGIKEGKKVYYSLSDPMIGELLGVAKEIFNNHLINTITRLEEMTINGSDEENI
- a CDS encoding SulP family inorganic anion transporter; translation: MKSLIIGRFEGYSVHHFKKDLLSGIIVGIVAIPLAMSFAIASGVKPEYGIYTACIAGILISIFGGSKYQIGGPTGAFVPILLGIVLTYGYENLLIAGLMAGIMLCLMGIFKLGSLIKFIPRPVTVGFTAGIAVIIFTGQIANFLGLTNMTRHEYFIANLKEIVMHIGTTNFYSIVTAIICLVFILLTPKVLPKVPGALVGIVVSTLIATFFFSGQVATIATAYGQIPSTLPAFAIPDITLERIQLLIGPAFVIAMLGGIESLLSAVVADGMTNSKHHSNRELVGQGIANIVTPLFGGIPATGAIARTATNIKTGAVSPMSGIIHGVFVLITLLLLAPYASHIPLASMAPVLMVVAWNMSEQKHFAHIVKLKSGDSLVLIITFLLTVFTSLTLAVEVGLVLAVVLFTKRMSEKLVVTKVLPDHALKHEKVQSHVVHQQHDCPQISIYTIEGPLFFGAATTFEQAIAAPTHQSKVLILRMGKVPFMDSTGETYFGSIIRNFKTQGGTILITGLQDEMKAALQHNGLYDEIGEAHFYPHTGEAINEAFRYLDTNKCIGCKHFAFRECQELSQSKEKRDLIVQ